In a single window of the Palaemon carinicauda isolate YSFRI2023 chromosome 10, ASM3689809v2, whole genome shotgun sequence genome:
- the LOC137647870 gene encoding trophinin-like, which produces MAFGGLCNCSMEFGGLYKGSMVFGGVNNCFIVFESLYTCSMVFGGLYDCSMGSRGLYNFSMVFRGLYNFSMVIGSLYNCSMWFGGLYNCSMVLGGLYNCSMVYGSFYNCSMVFGGVYNCSMVFGGVYNYSMVFGGLYNCSMVFGGLYNCSMVYGSFYNCSMSIIILAMVYGGDRMSVIVASDSVDLKVMDDMERRGLVEEVASDRRHRRESIRQPTP; this is translated from the exons ATGGCGTTTGGGGGTCTCTGTAATTGTTCTATGGAGTTTGGAGGTCTTTATAAGGGTTCAATGGTGTTTGGAGGTGTAAATAATTGTTTTATAGTGTTCGAAAGTCTCTATACTTGTTCTATGGTGTTTGGAGGTCTCTATGATTGTTCTATGGGGTCCAGAGGTCTCTATAATTTTTCTATGGTGTTTAGGGGTCTCTATAATTTTTCTATGGTAATTGGAAGTCTCTATAATTGTTCTATGTGGTTTGGAGGTCTCTATAATTGCTCTATGGTGCTGGGAGGTCTCTATAATTGTTCTATGGTGTATGGAAGTTTCTATAATTGTTCTATGGTGTTTGGAGGTGTCTATAATTGCTCTATGGTGTTTGGAGGTGTCTATAATTATTCTATGGTGTTTGGAGGTCTCTATAATTGTTCTATGGTGTTTGGAGGTCTCTATAATTGTTCTATGGTGTATGGAAGTTTCTATAATTGTTCTATG TCTATAATTATTCTCGCTATGGTGTATGGGGGAGACCGTATGTCTGTCATTGTGGCTTCAGATTCCGTAGATCTTAAAGtgatggatgatatggagaggagaggtttagTGGAGGAGGTTGCCTCTGATAGAAGACATAGGAGagagagcatcaggcaaccgaccccttaa